The Dendropsophus ebraccatus isolate aDenEbr1 chromosome 3, aDenEbr1.pat, whole genome shotgun sequence genome includes a region encoding these proteins:
- the LOC138785177 gene encoding uncharacterized protein — translation MRFLLLLVFLDLVHNTQCSLMLFKDFSSWILSYESPKEKPPPPPTTMYEDVSSWINNILSHGRPVEEPPPPPPTMVEEFLYWISNIMYYPNPPAHKRTRERCIGNNPSESTGPREKPSIMKMIYTWIKTKVFGEPPPPAVPIGCMVTLRDRVISGAIFGLLIAPICTLVLLAAWLAHEEELTSERANSSDVDDLQPDLEAEQDPVRAADVPEPSPLPETAEDVNVPEAATSGEPEQSRPRKSTLKAPSLRGTTTSLKHASFNKEVHIRFIPPNHRNEKARISTKHREREFVLDPPSVHDLELLEDCVTELRQQRHPANLSPGRRISRRFVQFLRFFWCCAEQEEN, via the exons ATGAGGTTCCTTTTGCTTCTAGTTTTTCTGGATCTGGTCCATAATACACAGTGCAGCTTAATGCTTTTTAAGGACTTCTCATCCTGGATCCTGTCCTATGAGAGTCCTAAGGagaaaccaccaccaccacctactacTATGTATGAG GACGTCTCGTCATGGATAAATAACATCCTGTCCCATGGCCGTCCTGTAGaggaaccaccaccaccacctcccactATGGTTGAG GAATTCTTATACTGGATAAGTAACATCATGTACTATCCTAATCCACCTGCTCATAAACGGACCCGGGAGCGCTGTATTGGA AATAACCCATCAGAATCCACTGGCCCCCGAGAGAAGCCGTCTATTATGAAGATGATATATACATGGATAAAAACTAAAGTGTTTGGG GAGCCCCCACCACCCGCGGTCCCAATAGGCTGTATGGTGACCCTACGTGACCGGGTTATCAGCGGCGCTATATTTGGACTGCTAATAGCTCCAATCTGTACACTAGTGCTCCTGGCTGCATGGCTGGCCCATGAGGAAGAACTAACATCAGAACGTGCAAATTCCTCAGATGTGGATGACCTGCAACCTGACTTGGAAGCAGAGCAAGACCCTGTAAGAGCCGCCGATGTGCCTGAACCATCGCCGCTGCCTGAAACAGCCGAAGATGTGAATGTGCCTGAAGCAGCAACATCAGGAGAACCGGAACAATCACGGCCAAGGAAATCCACGCTCAAGGCACCATCTCTCAGGGGCACCACCACATCGCTGAAACACGCAAGCTTCAATAAGGAGGTGCATATCCGTTTTATACCTCCGAACCACCGAAACGAAAAGGCGCGAATCTCTACCAAACATCGAGAAAGAGAGTTCGTCTTAGACCCCCCATCTGTCCATGACCTTGAACTCCTGGAGGACTGTGTGACAGAATTACGTCAACAGAGACATCCAGCCAACCTGTCACCTGGCCGCCGCATCTCCAGACGCTTTGTGCAGTTTCTGCGCTTTTTCTGGTGCTGTGCAGAACAGGAGGAAAACTAA